The following are encoded in a window of Bdellovibrio svalbardensis genomic DNA:
- a CDS encoding tail fiber domain-containing protein: MRTCTYLIILFSIFGLLHVQASPNSLTYQGRILKSDGTPLEYNNVSFLFEITNPAGTCVIYREQKNAVNMANSGGVFDVPIGTGSKLFPLSPTKTLLSVFDNSSNLDCGDANNNVASTYSPAQGHSRILRVQFHDGTGWKLISPDSEIRSVPYSAFAQSAQTLGSKTADDFVLKTGLPTCAAGTFLSYDGTSLSCAAVSGAAGGTVTTVTSGNSYLTIVNNTSTPTLTLNVGTASNTVAAGNDPRFTDARVPTGAAGGDLGGSYPNPSVAKINGTALSLNALTSGQVLKYDGANWINSAIAISDVTNLSTTLSGYQTVAAFNTAVGSANCTTYETPYWNSVAGKLLCQAINVSLAGDASGSIGAVTVDRIKGVPVGTAAPTTGQVLKYDGTKWAPGSDNDGGGTVTNVSVSAPLSVTNGSTTPAISISQATTSTSGYLSSADWNTFNSKQAAGNYITALTGDVTASGAGSANASVAKLQGSTLTITTPANKDYLKYNGSSFVNSPLLASDLNGAIPAANLPAFSGDVTSSAGSTTLTLADVGTAGTYYKVTTDAKGRVNSGVASLIATDIPSLDWTKITTGKPTTLSGYGITDSLITNAGGTPSIQTGLDASKPGSPSAGAIYFATDSKVIYQYNSGSWISIASSSGSGGTITGVTAGTGLSGGGTTGTVTLNLTNTAVTPGSYTRANITVDAQGRVTSSSNGASVNLASEITGTLPIANGGTGATTALGAFNLLSPLTTKGDLLTRDGTNNIRLPAGTDGQFLSADSTQASGLKWVTPTNGTVTSVSGTLPVVVATGTTTPVVSVNDATTSTKGIVQVGAGIAVSSGTISADPANFPSVVPVSKGGTGASSITANGLVAANGTGTAYTSFACGVGQTITFNASGVAACSTYTSAGLFLNGGNSFAAAATIGTNDNNTFAIETNNTTRLTVDTSGNVGIGTTTPAARLSVVGTGFTDSSVYATRYGNHSSGAAFWSVKNRGTSEAVYAPVLANDYLSTLGAAGVIDTVGTQVTAGAISYIAESDWSAGVTPAALLFKVNDGNDTAALTERMRIDSSGRVGIGTASPGQKLSVAGTIESTSGGIKFPDGTTQTTAASASGATSGIVRYNSGRRYYDGTYATSCAAYLAGAGLKSYAGDVGDGVYTIDPDGAGPIPQLDVWCHMSQGGWMSLPTGRLTVGKNFNNTSDALSMEPEGGFLNQKVYLHSAVAGSSGANWIGGCIILDTDGITHTDVALVWDANYIYGSAKSISIGVSSNLVTFQNDIYNYITPADVTYTATSTIIDSKTDSTTGIQFNTIAFNGEFRNIQFGKYALKTQGRRYIYICTGSYSSGFWHTAAVRVKIK; the protein is encoded by the coding sequence ATGAGAACTTGTACGTACTTGATCATTCTATTCTCTATATTTGGGCTTCTCCATGTGCAAGCCTCACCAAATTCGTTAACCTATCAAGGGCGTATTCTTAAATCTGATGGCACTCCTCTAGAATACAACAATGTTAGCTTTCTATTTGAAATTACAAATCCCGCCGGAACCTGTGTTATCTATCGCGAGCAAAAAAATGCTGTAAATATGGCGAATTCCGGTGGGGTTTTTGATGTACCGATAGGTACCGGAAGCAAACTTTTTCCTCTCTCGCCCACTAAAACTCTTTTAAGTGTTTTCGATAACTCTTCAAATTTGGATTGCGGCGATGCGAACAATAATGTCGCAAGCACCTACTCTCCGGCTCAAGGTCATTCGCGAATTTTGCGCGTGCAATTTCACGACGGCACAGGCTGGAAATTGATCAGTCCCGATAGTGAAATTCGCTCAGTCCCTTATTCGGCTTTCGCACAATCCGCGCAGACTCTTGGATCAAAAACCGCAGATGACTTTGTTCTTAAAACAGGCTTGCCAACTTGTGCTGCCGGAACGTTCTTAAGTTACGATGGGACAAGTCTTTCGTGTGCTGCCGTTTCCGGGGCGGCGGGAGGCACGGTCACAACTGTAACCTCCGGCAATTCTTATCTGACTATCGTCAATAACACATCGACTCCTACGCTGACTTTGAACGTAGGAACAGCTTCAAATACAGTTGCGGCAGGCAATGACCCCCGTTTCACCGATGCTCGTGTACCAACAGGAGCTGCCGGTGGAGATCTTGGTGGAAGCTATCCAAATCCTTCTGTTGCGAAAATTAATGGCACCGCTTTGTCTTTAAATGCGCTGACCTCGGGTCAGGTTTTAAAATACGACGGAGCGAATTGGATTAATTCGGCCATTGCTATTTCTGATGTCACAAATCTTTCTACGACTCTTAGCGGTTATCAAACTGTCGCGGCATTCAACACTGCCGTCGGCAGCGCTAACTGTACAACTTATGAAACTCCTTACTGGAACTCCGTTGCTGGCAAGCTTCTTTGTCAGGCCATCAATGTCTCTCTTGCTGGCGACGCCAGCGGGAGCATTGGTGCCGTGACCGTCGATAGAATCAAAGGAGTTCCTGTCGGAACGGCCGCTCCTACGACGGGTCAGGTTTTAAAATACGATGGCACTAAATGGGCCCCTGGTTCTGACAATGATGGTGGCGGCACGGTCACGAATGTCAGTGTGAGCGCTCCCTTGAGCGTAACCAATGGTTCCACGACGCCAGCAATTTCAATTTCCCAGGCGACCACTTCGACAAGTGGTTATTTGTCTTCTGCAGATTGGAACACCTTCAATAGTAAACAAGCAGCAGGCAACTATATCACTGCACTGACTGGTGATGTGACGGCCAGTGGCGCTGGCTCCGCAAATGCTTCCGTGGCGAAACTTCAAGGGAGTACACTTACGATCACGACTCCTGCAAATAAAGACTATTTGAAATACAACGGCTCCTCATTCGTGAACTCCCCATTGCTTGCCAGTGATTTAAATGGAGCAATTCCTGCGGCGAACTTGCCTGCTTTTTCTGGCGATGTAACTTCCTCGGCTGGATCTACGACCTTGACTCTTGCCGACGTAGGAACTGCAGGCACTTATTATAAAGTAACAACAGACGCCAAGGGTCGCGTTAACTCGGGGGTTGCTTCTTTAATAGCTACGGATATTCCCTCTTTGGATTGGACTAAAATCACCACCGGAAAACCAACAACGCTTTCTGGATATGGGATCACGGATTCTTTGATTACAAATGCCGGAGGCACTCCGAGCATTCAAACAGGTTTGGATGCAAGTAAGCCGGGTTCTCCTTCTGCTGGGGCAATTTATTTCGCAACTGATTCAAAAGTTATTTATCAGTACAACTCTGGTTCTTGGATTTCCATTGCTTCGTCATCTGGTTCCGGTGGCACCATCACAGGTGTGACTGCAGGTACTGGATTAAGTGGTGGCGGCACAACGGGCACTGTGACTTTAAATCTTACAAATACTGCTGTAACTCCAGGTTCCTATACCCGTGCGAACATCACCGTGGATGCTCAAGGTCGTGTGACCAGTTCGAGCAATGGCGCCAGTGTGAACCTGGCTTCAGAAATCACAGGAACACTTCCGATTGCAAATGGTGGCACAGGCGCGACAACGGCCTTAGGGGCCTTCAATCTTCTATCTCCCCTCACCACAAAAGGTGACCTTCTTACGCGCGATGGCACCAACAACATTCGTCTTCCTGCCGGCACCGACGGACAATTTCTTTCGGCTGATTCGACGCAAGCCAGTGGATTGAAATGGGTGACACCGACGAATGGGACCGTTACGAGCGTGAGTGGAACTCTTCCAGTCGTCGTTGCCACTGGCACGACGACTCCGGTAGTTTCTGTGAATGATGCGACCACTTCGACAAAAGGTATCGTGCAAGTGGGTGCAGGTATCGCTGTCAGTTCTGGAACCATCTCTGCAGATCCTGCCAACTTCCCTTCTGTTGTGCCGGTTTCTAAAGGTGGCACGGGAGCTTCCTCCATCACGGCCAATGGGCTTGTCGCTGCAAATGGCACGGGCACCGCTTACACTTCGTTCGCTTGCGGCGTGGGACAAACAATTACTTTTAATGCGTCAGGTGTTGCTGCCTGTAGCACCTATACTTCCGCTGGACTTTTCCTAAATGGCGGAAACTCATTCGCTGCCGCAGCAACGATTGGAACAAATGACAATAATACTTTTGCGATTGAAACCAATAATACAACACGTTTGACTGTGGATACATCTGGCAATGTCGGGATTGGTACAACAACTCCAGCGGCAAGATTAAGTGTGGTAGGAACTGGCTTCACAGATAGCTCGGTTTATGCCACTCGCTATGGCAACCACAGCTCAGGCGCCGCATTCTGGAGCGTAAAAAATCGGGGCACATCAGAAGCGGTCTACGCTCCCGTATTGGCCAATGACTATCTTTCCACTCTTGGTGCTGCTGGGGTTATAGATACAGTGGGAACCCAAGTTACTGCGGGGGCAATAAGTTACATCGCGGAATCAGATTGGTCAGCAGGCGTCACACCGGCGGCATTGCTCTTCAAAGTGAATGATGGCAATGACACTGCTGCACTCACTGAACGAATGAGAATTGATTCTTCTGGCAGAGTTGGAATCGGCACGGCCAGTCCGGGGCAAAAGTTAAGCGTCGCCGGAACCATCGAATCCACGAGCGGTGGTATTAAATTTCCGGATGGTACCACTCAAACAACGGCCGCTTCTGCAAGTGGTGCCACATCTGGAATTGTTCGCTATAATTCGGGTCGACGATACTATGATGGTACTTATGCCACTAGCTGTGCAGCTTATCTAGCCGGGGCCGGATTGAAATCTTATGCGGGGGATGTCGGGGATGGTGTTTACACTATAGACCCTGATGGCGCCGGCCCAATTCCACAGCTGGATGTCTGGTGCCACATGAGTCAAGGCGGTTGGATGTCATTACCGACAGGTCGACTCACTGTCGGCAAGAACTTTAACAACACTTCGGATGCGCTATCAATGGAACCAGAAGGAGGGTTCCTGAATCAAAAGGTGTATCTTCACTCTGCCGTTGCTGGCTCCTCCGGAGCTAACTGGATCGGAGGATGCATTATCCTGGATACCGACGGCATCACACACACCGATGTCGCATTGGTTTGGGATGCAAACTATATCTATGGAAGTGCGAAATCTATCTCAATCGGCGTTTCGTCTAACTTAGTCACTTTTCAAAATGATATTTACAACTACATCACTCCTGCAGATGTCACATATACCGCAACTTCTACTATCATCGATTCGAAGACAGATTCGACAACAGGAATACAGTTTAATACAATCGCGTTTAACGGCGAATTCAGAAATATTCAATTTGGTAAGTATGCACTCAAAACACAAGGCCGAAGATATATTTATATCTGCACTGGAAGCTATAGCTCGGGCTTTTGGCATACCGCTGCCGTAAGAGTGAAGATCAAGTAG
- a CDS encoding tail fiber domain-containing protein, with amino-acid sequence MRTCTLTALLVFSLFCSLWAEASPNSLTYQGRILKSDGTPLEYNNVSFLFEITNPSGNCVLYREQRNTVNMMSSGGVFDVPIGSGTQLFPSDPLYTLLDSFNNAKLQNCDGGATYTPAQGDIRLLKVKFHDGVGWKSISPSSEIRSVPYAGFALAAEKLGSKTENDFVAKTLLPTCSAGTFLAWDGSAFACNSVSGASGGTVTSVTSSNSYLTIINNTSTPALTLNVGTAANTVAAGNDSRFTDARTPIGTAGGDLGGTYPNPSVAKIQGVDVSVAAPASGQYLKYSSGQWVNSAIAIADVTNLSTNLSGYHTTAAFNTAVGSANCADYETPYWNSVASKFLCQPINVSVAGDVSGAIGAITVNKIKGVSVDATAPLTGQVLKYDGTKWAPAADNNGGGTVTNVTGTAPISVSSGTTTPVVSISQATTSTNGYLSSADWNTFNGKQAAGSYITALTGDVTATGPNSAAATVAKLQGSTLTITTPANKDYLKFNGTAFVNSPLLASDLSGAIPAANLPAFTGGDVTSSAGSVVLTLANTAVTAGSYTRANITVDSKGRITSAANGSAINLASEVSGVLPIANGGTGASTAITAFNALSPITTKGALITNDGTNDVSLTVGTNGQVLSADSAQSGGLKWITPTTGTVTNVTGTAPISVSSGTTTPVVSISQATTSTNGYLSSADWNTFNGKQAAGSYITALTGDVTATGPNSAAATVAKLQGSTLTITTPANKDYLKFNGTAFVNSPLLASDLSGAIPAANLPAFTGGDVTSSAGSVVLNLAAVGTAGTYYKVTTDSKGRVTSGSASLVAADIPGLDWSKIISGKPTTLSGYGITDSLVSNAGGTPSIQTGLDASKPASPTAGAIYFATDSKVIYQYNSGSWVSIASAAGSGGTITGVTAGTGLSGGGASGSVTLNLANTTVTAGSYTRANITVDAQGRITTAANGSAINLASEVSGVLPIANGGTGASTAITAFNALSPISTKGALITNDGTNDVSLAVGTNGQVLSADSAQSSGLKWVTPTNGTVTSVTGTLPVVVATGTTTPAISVNAATTSAQGVVQVGAGIAVASGTISADPANFPSVVPVSKGGTGASSITANRLVASDGTGSSYIPFNCAVGQTITFNASGIPGCQSFTAAGFFINGGNSFGAAATLGTNDAYTLGFKTNNSVAMTIDTAGKVGIGTATPSDLLTLSSADSSNGVSIINTSSSSARSPGFNVYNYSGSASGNASLLLQSARGTYAAATSVKSGDKLGQVLFQGLKNGSTYATGAQIYAQTSEDWAAGTAGTQLLFNTTATGSTSTSERMRIAETGNVGIGASDPKNLLQVGPSGSQTNLYGVYVGSYLSSAGQAQYNGNWVNSGYWGIGPATSASDNTIRIGNTSDQLGNWSASQNLKLLVGGNIITQTQDNDAVVYAKSVTSASVSSGGTFIGTRARGTIAAPTHPLSGDLISQFLGKNGIVGTTSPGMVIWASEDQTASAQGDYITFRTTPNGTTTSTERMRITNSGYVGIGTQTPGSLLHLAATSGSRLLNIQSSGLAGDQRASMIMGGWEVGQDSQINGTKNFFIYDSPSSSVRMTIDTNGWMTLNKGGAAASIAPFSIYNPSAAYMAFEEADMNQKFFQGVDGGQFWIRPGPTTASANALTISAGGLIGVNGAVNGSYNFYVNGTAGGTSAYVNASDERLKKNIETIPSSLEKILQLRGVTFDWRHDVRPNLKYPEKRDMGVIAQDVEKVFPEAVDTDTEGYKSVGYTKLIGPLVESTKELAGLCKMNESQLAKLQSIVEKQSREIASLKQENSELREAICEVNPKSKICRKK; translated from the coding sequence ATGAGAACCTGTACGTTAACTGCACTTCTAGTCTTCTCACTATTCTGCTCGCTATGGGCAGAGGCTTCGCCCAATTCTTTAACCTACCAGGGACGCATTCTCAAATCCGACGGCACTCCCCTTGAATATAATAATGTCAGCTTTCTTTTTGAAATTACAAATCCCAGCGGCAATTGCGTTCTTTATCGCGAGCAACGTAACACAGTAAATATGATGAGCTCGGGTGGTGTGTTTGACGTGCCGATTGGTTCGGGAACTCAACTCTTCCCTTCAGATCCGCTCTATACTCTTTTAGATTCTTTCAATAATGCCAAACTTCAAAACTGTGATGGTGGTGCGACCTATACTCCTGCACAAGGTGATATTCGCTTATTGAAAGTGAAGTTTCACGATGGCGTTGGTTGGAAGTCGATTTCTCCGTCTAGTGAAATTCGCTCCGTTCCTTATGCAGGGTTTGCTTTGGCGGCCGAAAAACTGGGCAGCAAAACTGAAAATGACTTTGTTGCGAAGACTCTTCTTCCGACTTGTAGTGCTGGAACTTTCCTTGCTTGGGACGGCTCTGCTTTTGCCTGCAATAGTGTGAGTGGAGCCAGCGGCGGAACAGTCACCTCCGTCACATCCAGCAATTCTTATTTAACTATTATCAATAATACGTCCACGCCGGCCCTTACACTGAATGTCGGCACTGCTGCTAATACAGTGGCTGCTGGTAATGACTCGCGCTTTACGGATGCGCGCACTCCGATCGGAACTGCCGGTGGAGATTTAGGTGGAACCTACCCAAATCCTTCTGTTGCGAAAATTCAGGGGGTCGATGTTAGCGTCGCGGCTCCTGCTTCTGGACAGTATTTGAAATATTCCAGCGGTCAGTGGGTGAACTCAGCTATTGCGATTGCCGATGTTACTAACTTATCGACCAATCTTTCTGGTTACCACACCACGGCCGCATTTAACACCGCTGTTGGCAGCGCGAACTGCGCTGACTATGAAACTCCTTACTGGAATTCAGTGGCCTCCAAGTTTCTTTGCCAGCCTATTAACGTCTCTGTCGCGGGTGATGTGAGCGGTGCAATTGGCGCGATCACTGTGAATAAGATCAAAGGCGTCTCTGTAGATGCGACAGCTCCCCTGACCGGTCAGGTTCTAAAATATGACGGCACTAAGTGGGCGCCAGCAGCGGATAATAATGGTGGCGGTACTGTGACCAATGTCACTGGCACGGCTCCGATCAGTGTGAGTTCCGGAACTACAACTCCAGTGGTTTCGATTTCTCAAGCGACTACTTCTACGAATGGTTACTTGAGTTCTGCAGATTGGAATACCTTTAATGGCAAACAAGCAGCGGGCAGTTATATCACTGCGCTGACTGGGGATGTAACGGCAACCGGGCCAAACTCTGCTGCTGCGACAGTGGCTAAACTTCAAGGTAGTACCTTAACGATTACGACGCCTGCAAATAAAGACTATCTGAAGTTCAATGGCACGGCCTTCGTGAATTCACCTCTACTTGCAAGTGATTTAAGTGGAGCCATTCCCGCTGCAAACCTTCCCGCTTTTACCGGCGGTGATGTCACTTCCTCCGCAGGTTCTGTGGTCTTGACTCTTGCCAACACCGCCGTGACTGCTGGCTCTTACACAAGAGCTAATATCACAGTAGACTCAAAAGGCCGAATCACCTCCGCTGCCAATGGATCGGCTATAAATTTAGCTTCAGAAGTTTCAGGAGTTCTACCCATCGCCAATGGTGGTACGGGAGCCTCAACAGCTATCACGGCTTTCAATGCGCTTTCGCCTATCACAACCAAAGGTGCATTGATCACCAATGATGGAACGAACGATGTCAGTTTGACCGTTGGTACAAATGGACAAGTTCTTTCAGCGGATTCAGCACAGTCTGGTGGTTTAAAGTGGATCACTCCAACCACCGGTACAGTGACCAATGTCACTGGCACGGCTCCGATCAGTGTGAGTTCCGGAACAACGACTCCGGTGGTTTCAATTTCTCAAGCCACTACATCTACGAATGGCTATTTAAGTTCGGCGGATTGGAATACATTTAATGGAAAACAAGCAGCGGGCAGTTATATCACTGCGCTGACCGGAGATGTGACGGCAACCGGGCCAAACTCTGCAGCTGCGACAGTGGCTAAACTTCAAGGTAGTACCTTAACGATTACGACGCCTGCAAATAAAGACTATCTGAAATTCAATGGCACGGCCTTCGTGAATTCGCCTTTGTTGGCAAGTGATTTAAGTGGAGCCATCCCTGCGGCAAATCTTCCAGCCTTTACGGGTGGCGATGTGACTTCCTCGGCCGGCTCTGTGGTGCTAAATCTGGCTGCCGTAGGAACTGCGGGAACTTATTATAAAGTGACGACTGATTCTAAAGGACGTGTGACTTCGGGCTCTGCCTCTTTGGTGGCTGCCGATATTCCAGGTCTTGATTGGTCGAAGATCATATCGGGAAAACCCACGACTCTTTCTGGTTATGGCATCACCGACTCACTCGTATCAAATGCCGGTGGGACTCCAAGCATTCAAACGGGACTTGATGCAAGTAAACCCGCATCTCCCACTGCGGGCGCCATTTACTTTGCGACAGATTCCAAAGTTATCTATCAGTACAACTCTGGCTCTTGGGTTTCGATTGCTTCTGCTGCGGGTTCTGGAGGAACCATCACGGGAGTGACTGCAGGTACTGGGCTGAGTGGTGGTGGTGCTTCTGGTTCTGTGACTTTGAATCTTGCCAATACAACCGTCACGGCAGGTTCTTATACCAGAGCAAACATCACGGTGGATGCGCAAGGAAGAATTACGACTGCGGCAAATGGTTCCGCTATCAATTTAGCCTCGGAAGTTTCAGGTGTCCTACCAATTGCCAATGGTGGTACGGGAGCTTCAACAGCGATCACCGCTTTCAATGCGCTTTCTCCGATCTCAACCAAAGGTGCTTTGATCACCAATGATGGCACAAACGATGTCAGTTTAGCAGTTGGTACAAACGGACAGGTGCTGTCTGCAGACTCAGCTCAATCGAGTGGATTGAAGTGGGTCACGCCAACAAATGGAACTGTGACCAGCGTCACTGGGACTTTACCTGTTGTTGTCGCAACTGGAACAACGACTCCGGCAATTTCAGTGAATGCCGCGACAACATCCGCTCAAGGTGTCGTGCAAGTCGGAGCCGGTATTGCCGTGGCTTCAGGAACCATTTCTGCTGATCCCGCGAACTTCCCTTCTGTTGTTCCTGTTTCCAAAGGTGGAACCGGGGCTTCATCCATCACGGCGAATCGCTTGGTTGCTTCAGATGGTACGGGTTCTTCCTACATTCCTTTCAATTGTGCTGTTGGCCAGACCATCACATTCAATGCCAGTGGTATTCCAGGCTGTCAGTCTTTCACTGCGGCGGGCTTCTTCATCAATGGAGGAAACTCTTTTGGTGCAGCTGCAACATTGGGAACTAATGATGCTTATACTCTTGGTTTCAAAACGAACAACTCTGTGGCAATGACGATTGATACCGCTGGTAAAGTGGGAATCGGAACGGCAACACCAAGCGATCTTCTGACTTTATCCAGCGCGGATAGCTCCAATGGGGTTTCGATTATTAATACATCTTCGTCCAGCGCGCGATCTCCTGGATTCAATGTTTATAACTACTCTGGATCCGCCTCAGGTAATGCTTCCTTGTTGCTTCAATCAGCTCGGGGAACTTACGCAGCAGCGACTTCAGTTAAAAGTGGCGACAAGTTAGGACAAGTTCTGTTTCAAGGTTTAAAAAATGGTTCGACTTATGCGACCGGTGCGCAGATCTACGCGCAGACTTCAGAAGATTGGGCGGCGGGAACCGCTGGCACGCAATTACTTTTTAATACGACGGCGACTGGCAGCACCTCAACATCTGAGCGAATGCGCATCGCTGAGACCGGAAATGTCGGCATTGGTGCGAGTGATCCGAAAAATCTTTTGCAAGTTGGACCTAGTGGTTCGCAAACAAACCTTTACGGAGTTTATGTTGGTTCATATCTCAGTTCTGCGGGACAAGCACAGTACAATGGAAACTGGGTGAACTCTGGATATTGGGGTATTGGTCCTGCGACTTCCGCAAGCGACAACACCATTCGCATTGGCAATACCTCTGATCAACTTGGGAATTGGAGTGCGTCGCAAAATCTAAAGTTACTCGTCGGTGGCAACATCATCACGCAAACTCAGGATAATGATGCTGTCGTCTATGCAAAATCTGTCACCTCTGCCTCCGTCAGTAGTGGAGGAACATTTATCGGAACACGCGCTCGCGGTACAATTGCAGCCCCCACTCACCCTCTTTCAGGAGACCTCATATCTCAGTTCTTGGGAAAAAATGGAATCGTTGGAACAACCAGCCCTGGCATGGTGATCTGGGCATCAGAGGACCAAACAGCATCGGCACAGGGGGATTACATCACTTTCCGCACAACTCCAAATGGAACAACCACTTCAACTGAAAGAATGCGTATCACCAACTCAGGTTATGTCGGAATCGGTACTCAAACGCCGGGAAGCTTGTTACATCTGGCAGCCACCAGTGGCAGCAGACTCTTGAATATTCAATCAAGTGGACTTGCTGGTGATCAGCGGGCTTCGATGATTATGGGTGGTTGGGAGGTTGGCCAAGACTCTCAGATCAACGGCACCAAAAATTTCTTCATTTATGACTCTCCGAGCTCCAGTGTTCGAATGACCATCGACACCAATGGATGGATGACTCTCAATAAAGGTGGCGCGGCCGCGTCGATCGCACCATTTAGCATCTACAACCCAAGTGCGGCCTATATGGCTTTCGAAGAAGCGGATATGAATCAAAAATTCTTCCAGGGCGTTGACGGCGGTCAATTTTGGATTCGCCCGGGGCCAACAACTGCAAGTGCTAATGCGCTAACTATCAGTGCCGGTGGCTTGATTGGAGTTAATGGTGCCGTCAATGGCAGTTACAACTTTTATGTAAATGGTACCGCAGGTGGAACCAGTGCCTATGTGAATGCTTCGGACGAACGCCTTAAGAAAAATATCGAAACAATTCCAAGTTCGTTGGAAAAAATTCTTCAACTTCGCGGCGTCACCTTCGATTGGCGGCACGATGTGCGACCAAATCTAAAATACCCGGAAAAACGGGACATGGGGGTCATCGCACAAGACGTGGAAAAAGTCTTCCCAGAAGCCGTCGATACAGACACCGAAGGCTATAAATCTGTGGGCTATACAAAGCTCATTGGACCTTTGGTTGAGTCGACTAAAGAACTCGCAGGTCTTTGCAAAATGAACGAGTCACAACTGGCGAAACTTCAATCTATTGTCGAGAAGCAAAGTCGTGAAATTGCTTCTCTGAAACAGGAAAACAGCGAACTGCGTGAGGCTATCTGTGAGGTCAATCCAAAGTCTAAGATCTGCAGAAAGAAATAG
- a CDS encoding EamA family transporter, with protein sequence MKISPRLRGIIEISIGSVGFGFLGIFGKIAFQSGLSVGEFLSYRFTLAALLIWIFLLLFKPDWIRLSKKQIFVAAMLGIFGYAFFSTLYFKAVEGVSVTLAALLLYTYPFWVNIFSHFFTHDKISRKEALCLIAASVGLLMLLWGHLEVNNFWAVAAGLGAAISYAIYVLLSGRLQKTVRPITSSLYVITFGALALSAFHQPHFSDLLKLTTTQATSILGIAVISTIIPLTMELAALQKLKSSEVALLMMIEPITAALLGTWYFHETLSLRQLCGALIIAMALVANTLAKKPQPE encoded by the coding sequence ATGAAAATCAGCCCACGACTTCGCGGAATTATTGAAATTTCGATTGGCAGCGTGGGTTTTGGTTTCTTGGGCATCTTCGGAAAGATCGCCTTTCAAAGCGGTCTTTCTGTCGGAGAGTTTCTTTCCTACCGCTTCACTCTTGCAGCCCTTCTGATCTGGATCTTCCTTCTGCTGTTCAAGCCTGACTGGATTCGTCTTTCGAAAAAACAAATCTTTGTCGCTGCCATGTTGGGAATCTTTGGCTATGCCTTTTTCTCGACCCTGTATTTCAAAGCCGTCGAAGGCGTCAGTGTCACTCTCGCGGCGCTCCTGCTTTATACTTATCCATTTTGGGTGAATATCTTTTCGCACTTCTTCACTCACGATAAAATTTCGCGCAAAGAGGCTCTGTGTTTGATAGCCGCTTCTGTCGGACTTTTGATGTTGTTATGGGGCCATCTTGAAGTGAACAATTTCTGGGCGGTGGCCGCTGGCTTAGGGGCAGCAATCAGTTACGCGATCTATGTTCTTCTGTCAGGACGCTTGCAGAAAACTGTTCGCCCCATCACTTCCAGTCTCTATGTTATTACCTTTGGAGCCTTGGCACTGTCGGCGTTTCACCAGCCGCACTTTTCAGATCTGCTTAAACTGACAACGACCCAAGCGACCAGCATTCTGGGCATCGCGGTGATCAGCACCATCATTCCATTAACTATGGAATTGGCCGCTTTGCAGAAATTGAAAAGTTCTGAGGTTGCTTTGTTGATGATGATCGAACCCATCACGGCAGCTCTCTTAGGTACCTGGTATTTCCATGAAACTTTAAGCTTACGACAACTATGTGGAGCCCTCATAATTGCGATGGCCTTGGTTGCTAACACACTCGCGAAAAAGCCTCAGCCGGAATAA